The following coding sequences are from one Bradyrhizobium sp. WSM471 window:
- the cobM gene encoding precorrin-4 C(11)-methyltransferase yields the protein MTVHFIGAGPGAPDLLTLRGRDLISACPVCLYAGSLVPEGVLAHCPPGARIVNTAPLSLDEIIAEIAAAHADGKDVARLHSGDLSIWSAMSEQLRRLRALDIPYTVTPGVPAFSAAAAALEVELTLPGLAQTVVLTRTPGRASAMPEGEKLAAFAATGAVLAIHLSIHLLDKVVADLTPHYGADCPVAIVWRASWPDQRIVRATLATLDLAVGSEMERTALILVGRTLGSADFSESRLYAADYDRRYRPVGAEPRFPEVS from the coding sequence ATGACGGTGCATTTCATCGGCGCAGGGCCGGGCGCTCCTGACCTGCTGACGTTGCGCGGCCGCGACCTCATCTCCGCCTGTCCGGTCTGTCTCTATGCCGGATCGCTTGTCCCCGAAGGCGTCTTGGCGCATTGCCCGCCCGGAGCGCGGATCGTCAACACCGCGCCGCTGTCGCTCGACGAGATCATCGCGGAGATCGCTGCCGCGCATGCCGACGGCAAGGACGTCGCGCGGCTGCATTCTGGCGATCTCTCGATCTGGTCGGCGATGAGCGAGCAACTCCGCCGCCTGCGCGCGCTCGACATTCCTTACACCGTCACGCCCGGCGTTCCCGCTTTCTCGGCCGCCGCGGCTGCGCTGGAGGTCGAGCTGACGCTGCCCGGCCTTGCCCAGACGGTGGTGCTGACGCGCACGCCTGGCCGAGCCAGCGCGATGCCGGAAGGCGAGAAGCTCGCGGCCTTCGCCGCCACCGGCGCAGTGCTCGCCATCCATCTGTCGATCCATCTGCTCGACAAGGTCGTCGCCGATCTGACGCCGCATTACGGCGCGGATTGCCCGGTCGCGATCGTCTGGCGTGCGAGCTGGCCCGACCAGCGCATCGTCCGCGCCACGCTCGCAACACTCGACCTAGCTGTCGGCAGCGAGATGGAGCGCACTGCATTGATTCTGGTCGGCAGGACGCTGGGCTCGGCGGATTTTTCCGAGAGCCGTCTCTATGCTGCCGATTATGACCGTCGCTATCGGCCGGTCGGCGCCGAGCCGCGCTTTCCGGAGGTGTCGTGA
- a CDS encoding cobyrinate a,c-diamide synthase: MAAGLVISAPASGVGKTTLTLALARAWRNGGLRVQCFKSGPDYIDPAFHAAATGRASVNVDSWAMDRGTISHLVSRAIDADVVLAEGSMGLFDGVAARGVCGTGATADVAEMLDWPVLLVIDPSGQAQTAAAIAAGLRDYRPGVRLAGVVLNRVASPRHEALVRRALLDAGIAVFGALPRHAEISLPKRHLGLVQAEEQAEIGKLIDEAARFVAEHVDLDAVLRSAATWSPQPAASHVNVTPPGQRIALARDAAFSFVYPHMLEAWRAAGAEISTFSPLADEGPDPGADVCWLPGGYPELQAGKIAANARFHSGLRAFAETRPVHGECGGYMVLGTALTDADGIRHEMTGLLGLETSFAKRRMHLGYRLAELAAPMPGHRAGARLRGHEFHYSTIVAQPDTPLAVVHDATGAVIAETGSRRGRATGTFFHLIAEDR, translated from the coding sequence ATGGCGGCAGGGCTCGTCATCTCCGCGCCGGCGTCGGGCGTCGGCAAGACCACGCTGACGCTGGCGCTTGCCCGCGCCTGGCGCAACGGCGGATTGCGGGTGCAGTGCTTCAAGAGCGGCCCCGATTACATCGATCCCGCGTTTCATGCAGCCGCGACAGGACGCGCCTCAGTCAACGTCGACAGCTGGGCGATGGATCGCGGGACAATCTCGCATCTCGTCAGTCGCGCCATTGACGCCGATGTCGTGCTGGCCGAAGGCTCGATGGGCCTGTTCGACGGCGTGGCTGCCCGTGGCGTCTGCGGCACCGGGGCGACCGCCGACGTTGCGGAGATGCTGGACTGGCCGGTGCTGCTGGTGATCGATCCATCCGGCCAGGCACAAACGGCGGCGGCAATCGCGGCGGGCCTTCGCGACTACCGCCCCGGTGTGCGCCTTGCGGGCGTCGTGCTCAATCGCGTTGCGAGCCCGCGCCACGAAGCTCTCGTGCGGCGTGCGCTGCTGGACGCCGGCATCGCCGTGTTCGGCGCGCTGCCGCGCCATGCCGAGATCAGCCTGCCGAAGCGGCATCTCGGGCTGGTCCAGGCCGAGGAGCAGGCGGAGATCGGCAAGCTGATCGACGAGGCCGCGCGCTTCGTCGCAGAGCATGTCGATCTCGACGCGGTGCTGCGTTCGGCGGCCACGTGGTCGCCGCAACCTGCCGCGAGCCACGTCAACGTGACGCCGCCCGGCCAGCGCATTGCGTTGGCCCGCGACGCCGCGTTCTCCTTCGTCTATCCGCATATGCTGGAAGCGTGGCGCGCGGCGGGTGCGGAGATATCGACATTCTCGCCCCTCGCCGATGAAGGCCCTGATCCGGGCGCCGATGTGTGCTGGCTGCCTGGCGGCTATCCCGAGCTGCAGGCCGGCAAGATCGCGGCCAATGCGCGCTTCCACAGCGGATTGCGCGCCTTCGCCGAGACGCGGCCGGTACACGGCGAATGCGGAGGCTATATGGTGCTGGGCACTGCTTTGACCGATGCCGACGGCATCCGCCACGAGATGACGGGCCTGCTCGGCCTCGAGACGAGCTTTGCCAAACGCCGCATGCATCTGGGCTACCGCCTCGCCGAGCTCGCCGCGCCGATGCCGGGTCATCGGGCGGGCGCACGCCTGCGTGGCCACGAATTCCACTATTCGACGATCGTCGCGCAGCCCGACACGCCGCTGGCGGTCGTGCACGACGCGACAGGCGCGGTGATCGCCGAGACCGGCTCGCGGCGGGGACGAGCCACCGGCACGTTCTTCCACCTGATCGCGGAGGACCGGTGA
- the cobA gene encoding uroporphyrinogen-III C-methyltransferase translates to MSGFVSFVSAGPGDPELLTLKGAARLREADVVLYDDLASGAILDLARPGANLVAVGKRAGRPSTKQHHVNRLLVDYAATGARVVRLKSGDAGIFGRLEEELETLREAGIGYEIIPGVTTACVAAAQAGIPLTRRHTSRRVQFITGADVTGELPPDLNWVALADPEATTVVYMGRRTFPALVAKLIEHGLAPTTPALFAESLGRPDERLVRTTISELAEQLARGGAASTAAVILFGALAGDYPS, encoded by the coding sequence GTGAGCGGTTTTGTGTCCTTCGTCTCCGCCGGCCCCGGCGATCCCGAACTCCTCACGCTCAAGGGTGCCGCGCGCCTGCGCGAGGCCGATGTCGTGCTCTATGACGATCTTGCTTCGGGCGCGATCCTCGATCTGGCCCGGCCCGGCGCCAATCTCGTCGCGGTGGGAAAGCGGGCCGGACGGCCCTCGACCAAGCAGCACCACGTCAACCGATTGCTGGTCGACTATGCCGCAACAGGCGCGCGCGTGGTGCGGTTGAAGTCCGGCGATGCCGGCATCTTTGGCCGGCTCGAGGAGGAGCTCGAGACCCTGCGTGAAGCGGGCATCGGCTACGAGATCATTCCGGGCGTCACCACGGCCTGCGTGGCTGCGGCCCAGGCCGGGATTCCCTTGACCCGGCGCCATACCTCGCGCCGGGTGCAGTTCATCACCGGCGCGGACGTCACCGGCGAGCTGCCGCCAGACCTCAATTGGGTGGCGCTGGCCGATCCCGAGGCGACGACCGTGGTCTATATGGGCCGGCGCACATTTCCGGCGCTCGTCGCAAAATTGATCGAGCACGGGCTCGCCCCGACCACGCCGGCGTTGTTTGCCGAATCGCTCGGCCGTCCCGATGAGCGACTGGTCCGCACCACCATTTCGGAACTTGCCGAGCAGCTTGCGCGGGGCGGAGCGGCATCCACGGCGGCCGTCATCCTGTTCGGCGCGCTGGCGGGGGATTATCCGTCATGA
- a CDS encoding energy-coupling factor ABC transporter permease, with protein sequence MHIEPGLVSDAKLVLSYATGIAVGGVALKLAVETVREQGITSFAARTLATTGLVFIFFEILPHFPVGVSEVHFILGSTLFLLFGAAPAAFGLAFGLLFQGIFFEPPDLPQYGMNVTTLLVPLFGIQAIATRIISRNTAYVDLKYRQALALSTTYQAGVIAWVAFWALYGAGFAVTNLASIATFAASYALVIVIEPLADLGVLALAKSLRGVTAAGLVTPRLHNAA encoded by the coding sequence ATGCATATCGAACCCGGACTAGTCTCGGACGCCAAGCTCGTGCTGAGTTACGCAACCGGCATCGCCGTCGGCGGCGTTGCCTTGAAGCTCGCGGTCGAGACCGTGCGCGAGCAGGGCATCACGTCGTTCGCGGCGCGCACGCTCGCCACCACGGGACTCGTGTTTATCTTCTTCGAGATCCTGCCGCACTTCCCGGTCGGCGTCTCCGAAGTGCACTTCATCCTCGGCTCGACCTTGTTCCTGCTGTTTGGAGCGGCGCCTGCGGCCTTCGGCCTCGCGTTCGGCCTGCTGTTCCAGGGCATCTTCTTCGAGCCGCCCGACTTGCCGCAATATGGCATGAACGTCACCACGCTGCTGGTGCCGCTGTTCGGGATCCAGGCAATCGCCACGCGGATCATTTCGCGCAACACGGCCTATGTCGATCTGAAGTACCGCCAGGCGCTGGCGCTTTCGACGACCTATCAGGCCGGCGTCATCGCCTGGGTCGCGTTCTGGGCGCTCTATGGCGCCGGTTTTGCCGTGACCAACCTTGCCAGCATCGCGACCTTCGCGGCGTCCTATGCGCTCGTCATCGTGATCGAGCCTCTTGCCGATCTCGGCGTGCTGGCGCTGGCGAAGTCGCTGCGCGGCGTCACCGCGGCCGGCCTCGTCACGCCGCGTTTGCACAACGCGGCCTAG
- the cobF gene encoding precorrin-6A synthase (deacetylating), protein MLTLSLIGIGCGDPGQLTRAAIGAINAADLVLIPRKGTAKSDLADLRRTICADVLTSDTTRIAEFDLPVRDAAEADYRKGVDDWHDAVAAVWSQTIADHLEGKGKVALLIWGDPSLYDSSLRIARRLDPSPEIEVVPGITSIQALCAAHALPLNDIGEPFLVTTGRRLRDGGWPAGVDTVVVMLDGGTAFQSLDPADLHIWWGAYLGMPDQIIMSGALAEIGPRIVAVRQEARDRHGWIMDSYILKRRP, encoded by the coding sequence ATGCTCACGCTCTCCCTGATAGGCATCGGTTGCGGCGATCCCGGGCAGCTCACGCGCGCCGCGATCGGTGCCATCAACGCGGCCGATCTCGTCCTGATCCCGCGCAAGGGGACGGCCAAGTCCGATCTCGCCGATCTCAGGCGGACGATCTGCGCGGATGTGCTCACCAGCGACACGACGCGCATCGCCGAGTTCGATCTGCCCGTGCGCGACGCCGCTGAAGCGGACTATCGCAAGGGCGTGGACGATTGGCACGATGCCGTGGCCGCTGTCTGGTCGCAGACGATCGCAGATCATCTCGAAGGCAAAGGCAAGGTCGCGCTGCTGATCTGGGGCGATCCCTCGCTTTACGATTCCTCGCTGCGCATTGCGCGGCGGCTCGATCCTTCACCTGAGATCGAAGTCGTGCCCGGCATCACCTCGATCCAGGCGCTGTGTGCAGCGCATGCGCTGCCGCTCAACGATATCGGCGAGCCCTTTCTGGTCACGACCGGACGTCGCTTGCGCGATGGCGGCTGGCCGGCGGGTGTCGATACCGTGGTGGTGATGCTCGACGGCGGCACGGCGTTCCAGTCGCTTGATCCGGCGGACCTGCACATCTGGTGGGGCGCCTATCTCGGCATGCCCGATCAGATTATCATGTCCGGCGCGCTGGCCGAGATCGGTCCGCGTATTGTCGCCGTCCGGCAAGAGGCGCGCGACCGGCACGGCTGGATCATGGACAGTTACATCCTCAAGCGCAGGCCGTGA